A window from Patescibacteria group bacterium encodes these proteins:
- the tsaB gene encoding tRNA (adenosine(37)-N6)-threonylcarbamoyltransferase complex dimerization subunit type 1 TsaB translates to MNLIINTANRNKIIVAIGDNKNIIKESLETSFHESEKLIPLIKKVLKKAKKQLKKIKKIIVVTGPGPFTSLRIGIGVANALALSLNIAVVGFKKDEFKSIKDLIKKSENKKLKKNNFVKPFYDKKPNITKPKKPWLK, encoded by the coding sequence ATGAATTTAATTATCAACACAGCCAATAGGAATAAAATAATCGTGGCTATTGGTGATAATAAAAATATTATTAAAGAAAGTTTAGAAACTAGTTTTCATGAATCAGAAAAACTTATTCCATTAATTAAAAAAGTTTTAAAAAAAGCGAAAAAGCAATTAAAGAAGATTAAAAAAATAATTGTAGTCACTGGACCAGGGCCTTTTACTTCTTTGCGTATTGGCATCGGAGTGGCTAATGCTCTGGCTTTGAGTTTAAATATTGCAGTAGTTGGATTTAAAAAAGATGAATTTAAGAGTATCAAGGATTTGATCAAAAAGTCGGAAAACAAAAAATTAAAGAAAAATAATTTTGTTAAACCTTTTTATGATAAAAAACCGAATATTACTAAACCGAAAAAACCATGGTTGAAATAA
- a CDS encoding MBL fold metallo-hydrolase gives MVEIKPFILGPLQNNCFVINDKNKKAAIIDPGYPEEELIFYLKDNQLEVKYILVTHAHFDHVSFVPEIKETTGAKIAMAAKEIPLIKGSYEWGGSGMGYEVDNFKPDEYLEDGDIIKVGLMIFKVISTPGHSPGGVSFYLTKEKILFSGDTLFAGTVGRTDLPGSSEKVLWQGIKKKIFTLPKETRILPGHGPETSVGQEKELQG, from the coding sequence ATGGTTGAAATAAAACCCTTTATTTTAGGACCCTTGCAGAATAATTGTTTTGTAATAAATGATAAGAACAAAAAAGCAGCGATTATTGACCCAGGCTATCCCGAGGAAGAGTTAATATTTTATCTTAAAGATAATCAACTGGAGGTTAAATATATTTTGGTTACTCACGCTCATTTTGATCATGTTTCATTTGTGCCGGAAATCAAAGAAACTACCGGAGCTAAAATTGCCATGGCTGCTAAAGAAATACCCTTGATTAAAGGCTCATATGAATGGGGCGGTTCAGGCATGGGTTATGAAGTGGATAATTTTAAGCCGGATGAATATTTAGAAGATGGTGATATTATAAAAGTGGGCTTAATGATTTTTAAAGTTATTTCAACACCAGGGCATTCGCCGGGTGGGGTTTCTTTTTATTTAACTAAAGAAAAGATTTTATTTTCCGGTGACACCTTGTTTGCTGGGACAGTTGGGAGGACAGATCTGCCAGGCTCCAGTGAAAAAGTTCTCTGGCAGGGTATAAAAAAGAAAATTTTTACTCTACCGAAAGAGACCAGAATATTACCCGGACACGGACCCGAGACTAGTGTTGGGCAGGAAAAAGAATTACAGGGGTAA